The Terriglobus tenax genome contains a region encoding:
- a CDS encoding histidine triad nucleotide-binding protein, with the protein MASDCIFCKIAAGEIPAKKAYEDEHLFAFHDIDPKAPTHVLVIPRQHIASLAHASDKDAATLSQLLNAVPAIAAQLGLTNGFRTVINTGADGGQTVSHLHLHILGGRAMHWPPG; encoded by the coding sequence ATGGCATCCGATTGCATCTTTTGCAAGATCGCCGCAGGCGAGATTCCTGCGAAGAAGGCCTACGAGGACGAACACCTCTTCGCTTTCCACGATATTGACCCAAAGGCTCCCACGCACGTCCTCGTGATTCCCAGGCAGCACATCGCTTCACTGGCGCATGCCAGTGACAAGGACGCCGCAACGCTTTCGCAGCTGCTGAATGCCGTGCCGGCTATCGCCGCGCAGTTAGGGCTTACGAACGGTTTCCGCACCGTCATCAACACCGGCGCCGACGGCGGCCAAACGGTCAGCCATCTGCACCTGCACATCCTGGGCGGACGCGCCATGCACTGGCCTCCGGGCTAA
- a CDS encoding TldD/PmbA family protein yields MLLKSICTLLATASAVAPPYALAAAPQPSVLLDTMHAELDRAMHSLGKGEQQPAPYFISYEVADASSLNLVAQYGAIVTAGQGHRRIADVQVRIGTPELDNTHGEHRISALTTITLPLTDDKEALARSLWFATNRGYGKALDGYLKVKTETQVRAKEEDASPDFSVEKSTDAEAKAAPALTADMEAWKARLREISAGFKPYRNIFFNYAALSASSETDYFTSSEGTRIANPYTTARLVVVARARADDGMDLFRVETFEADSLAHLPDQKAVLEKLTALAKNLEALRTAPVTQPFNGPAILSGRASAVFFHEVLGHRLEGQRQRGDEEGQTFTKSLGKPILPSFLSVADDPTIAQLNGVPLNGHYNFDDEGQPAQRVDLIQAGVLKTFLMSRLPIASVATSNGHGRAQTGRMPAGRQGNLIVTSTKTVKDAELRQMLIAEAKKQGKPYGLFFEDISSGFAVTTRRSPQAFQVIPLVVYRVYVDGRPDELVRGVSIVGTPQAALNRILATGDHQEIFNGECGAESGSVPVSAVAPAMLVSEIETQRQQQGTARPPILPPPGFDEEAK; encoded by the coding sequence ATGCTCTTGAAGTCAATTTGCACGCTCCTGGCAACCGCATCGGCGGTCGCTCCTCCCTATGCCCTGGCTGCAGCACCGCAGCCCTCCGTTCTGCTGGACACCATGCATGCGGAGCTGGACCGCGCCATGCACTCACTGGGCAAAGGCGAGCAGCAGCCCGCACCGTACTTCATCTCGTATGAAGTCGCGGATGCCTCCTCGCTGAACCTGGTGGCGCAATACGGCGCCATTGTCACCGCCGGACAGGGCCACCGCCGCATTGCCGATGTACAGGTACGCATTGGCACACCGGAGCTGGACAATACGCACGGCGAGCACCGCATCTCGGCTCTGACGACGATCACCCTGCCGCTGACCGACGACAAGGAAGCCCTTGCGCGCTCACTCTGGTTTGCCACCAACCGCGGCTACGGCAAGGCCCTCGACGGCTACCTGAAGGTGAAGACCGAGACACAGGTGCGTGCCAAGGAGGAGGATGCATCGCCCGACTTCTCCGTGGAGAAGTCCACCGATGCCGAGGCAAAGGCGGCGCCCGCGCTCACCGCCGACATGGAAGCGTGGAAGGCGCGCCTGCGCGAGATCTCTGCCGGCTTCAAACCTTACCGGAACATCTTCTTCAACTATGCCGCCCTCTCGGCATCAAGCGAGACCGACTACTTCACCTCCAGCGAAGGCACGCGCATCGCAAACCCCTACACCACGGCACGGCTTGTGGTGGTCGCGCGTGCCCGCGCCGACGACGGCATGGACCTGTTCCGTGTGGAGACCTTTGAGGCCGACTCGCTCGCGCATTTGCCTGACCAGAAGGCTGTGCTGGAGAAGCTGACCGCCCTGGCGAAAAACCTCGAGGCCCTGCGCACAGCCCCTGTCACGCAGCCATTCAATGGACCCGCCATTCTCTCGGGACGCGCCTCCGCGGTCTTCTTTCACGAGGTGCTCGGGCACCGGCTGGAAGGCCAGCGTCAGCGCGGCGATGAAGAAGGACAGACCTTTACCAAGTCGCTCGGCAAGCCCATCCTTCCCAGCTTCCTTTCCGTTGCCGATGACCCAACCATTGCGCAGTTGAATGGCGTTCCGCTGAACGGGCATTACAACTTCGATGACGAAGGCCAGCCGGCGCAACGTGTCGATCTGATTCAGGCAGGTGTGCTGAAGACCTTCCTGATGTCGCGGCTCCCGATTGCCTCGGTCGCCACCAGCAACGGCCACGGCCGCGCGCAGACGGGCCGCATGCCTGCCGGTCGACAGGGCAACCTGATCGTCACCTCCACGAAGACCGTAAAGGACGCCGAGCTGCGCCAGATGCTGATTGCCGAAGCCAAGAAACAGGGCAAGCCTTACGGTCTCTTCTTTGAAGACATCTCCTCCGGCTTCGCCGTCACCACACGCCGCTCTCCGCAGGCCTTCCAGGTCATTCCACTGGTGGTCTATCGCGTGTATGTCGACGGACGCCCGGACGAACTGGTACGCGGTGTTTCCATCGTTGGCACCCCGCAGGCCGCTCTGAACCGCATTCTCGCCACCGGTGACCACCAGGAGATCTTCAACGGCGAGTGCGGCGCGGAGTCAGGCTCGGTTCCCGTCTCTGCCGTCGCTCCGGCCATGCTGGTCAGCGAGATTGAAACACAGCGCCAGCAGCAGGGCACCGCGCGGCCACCCATCCTTCCGCCTCCGGGCTTCGACGAGGAGGCAAAGTAA
- a CDS encoding M48 family metalloprotease, with product MTLRRLSWLFVALFALSLVPAHAATPTVLAAEQAARSGTLRYTLPPATMQKAIALHRQGIVLYLLSPALSLAILLLLLSTGYFRRVRGLAAGVRTRWLQGVFFLVGMQVSVSVLKLPLSLYGHHLGLYYGLSVQGWASWFADWAKSLGLTTALVVLVGLGVYALIRRFPRTWWLWLWVAMLPCIVFLVFVAPVFLDPIFNEFEPLQNSNPALVAQLEKVVQRSGVAIPPERMFLMKASAKVTGLNAYVTGVGASKRVVVWDTTIARATPDEIAFIFGHETGHYVMQHLWLGMAATALITLLLLPVGVWAERALLRRYGVRWGIASEADWGSAPVLLLVTVVLMFLSDPAGNSISRRMEHNADIYGQEVVHGIVADPQQVGVHSFQVLGETSLDDPRPHPLEEFWIDGHPPIWFRTNFAAVYDPWKPGETPQYFKK from the coding sequence ATGACTCTTCGACGTCTGAGCTGGCTCTTTGTTGCGCTGTTCGCGCTTTCCCTTGTTCCTGCCCATGCGGCGACACCCACCGTCCTTGCCGCTGAGCAGGCTGCCCGCTCCGGCACCCTGCGCTATACCTTGCCGCCGGCCACGATGCAGAAGGCGATAGCGCTGCATCGCCAGGGCATCGTGTTGTACCTGCTGTCGCCTGCGCTGAGTCTTGCGATTCTGCTGCTTCTGCTGTCGACCGGCTACTTCCGCAGAGTTCGCGGCCTGGCTGCCGGGGTACGCACACGGTGGCTGCAGGGCGTGTTCTTCCTGGTGGGCATGCAGGTCAGCGTGTCCGTTCTCAAGCTGCCGCTGAGCCTGTATGGGCATCACCTGGGCCTGTATTACGGCCTCTCCGTACAGGGCTGGGCGAGCTGGTTTGCGGACTGGGCGAAGAGCCTGGGGCTGACCACGGCGCTCGTCGTCCTGGTAGGGCTGGGCGTGTACGCCCTGATCCGTCGTTTTCCGCGCACGTGGTGGCTGTGGCTGTGGGTTGCCATGCTGCCGTGCATCGTCTTCCTGGTCTTTGTCGCGCCGGTCTTTCTTGACCCCATCTTCAATGAGTTTGAGCCATTGCAAAACTCGAATCCCGCGCTTGTGGCCCAGCTTGAAAAAGTGGTGCAGCGCAGCGGTGTGGCGATTCCACCGGAGCGCATGTTCCTGATGAAGGCCAGCGCCAAGGTGACCGGTCTGAATGCGTATGTCACCGGCGTCGGTGCGTCCAAGCGCGTCGTCGTGTGGGATACCACCATTGCCCGCGCCACGCCGGACGAGATTGCATTCATCTTTGGCCATGAGACGGGCCACTACGTCATGCAGCACCTGTGGCTGGGCATGGCCGCCACGGCGCTGATCACGCTTCTGCTGCTGCCTGTGGGCGTATGGGCGGAGCGCGCCCTGCTGCGGCGCTATGGAGTGCGCTGGGGGATTGCTTCCGAAGCGGACTGGGGCTCTGCGCCGGTGCTGCTGCTGGTCACAGTCGTGCTTATGTTTCTTTCTGACCCGGCTGGCAACAGCATCAGCCGCCGGATGGAGCACAACGCGGATATCTATGGACAGGAGGTTGTGCATGGCATTGTTGCCGACCCGCAGCAGGTGGGTGTGCATAGCTTCCAGGTACTGGGGGAGACGTCGCTCGATGATCCGCGGCCGCATCCGTTGGAGGAGTTCTGGATCGACGGTCACCCGCCTATCTGGTTCCGCACCAACTTTGCCGCGGTGTACGACCCGTGGAAGCCCGGAGAAACGCCGCAGTATTTCAAGAAATAG